The Myxococcota bacterium genome has a segment encoding these proteins:
- a CDS encoding class I SAM-dependent methyltransferase gives MIEGQPSQTALATAALRAAHRLHDRPVVFDDPLARDLTSDEWRAQLDAGAMPRVVAQLGLRPIQGQLVGRARHVDDRLDRAIADAGAAQVVLLGAGLDSLAWRRPSLGVRVIELDHPATQAWKRERLAELALDGAVDVALVPVDFEREAVDAALARAGFDRGAPAFFAWMGVVGYLAPASRRATLAGVARCAAAGSRVVFDYPAALEALDDDTRAIARRVDEGTASLGEARIGRPHPAALESEARELGFDVVEHLGPADLAARYFAGRDDDLGPNPETRIVELALR, from the coding sequence GTGATCGAAGGCCAGCCGAGCCAGACCGCCCTCGCGACCGCCGCGCTGCGCGCCGCGCACCGCCTCCACGATCGGCCCGTCGTCTTCGACGACCCGCTCGCGCGCGACCTGACGAGCGACGAGTGGCGCGCGCAGCTCGACGCGGGCGCGATGCCGCGCGTCGTCGCGCAGCTCGGCCTGCGGCCCATCCAGGGGCAGCTCGTCGGCCGCGCGCGTCACGTGGACGACCGACTCGACCGCGCGATCGCCGACGCCGGCGCCGCGCAGGTCGTGCTGCTCGGCGCGGGCCTCGACAGCCTCGCGTGGCGGCGCCCGTCGCTCGGCGTGCGCGTGATCGAGCTCGACCATCCGGCGACGCAGGCCTGGAAGCGCGAGCGGCTCGCAGAGCTCGCGCTCGACGGCGCAGTCGACGTCGCGCTCGTTCCGGTCGACTTCGAGCGCGAGGCCGTCGACGCCGCGCTCGCGAGGGCGGGCTTCGATCGCGGAGCGCCGGCCTTCTTCGCGTGGATGGGCGTCGTCGGCTACCTCGCGCCCGCGAGTCGCCGCGCGACGCTCGCGGGCGTCGCGCGCTGCGCGGCGGCCGGGAGCCGCGTCGTGTTCGACTACCCGGCCGCGCTCGAGGCGCTCGACGACGACACGCGCGCGATCGCGCGCCGCGTGGACGAGGGGACGGCGAGCCTCGGCGAGGCGCGCATCGGACGGCCGCACCCCGCCGCGCTCGAGAGCGAGGCGCGCGAGCTCGGCTTCGACGTCGTCGAGCACCTCGGGCCCGCCGACCTCGCCGCCCGCTACTTCGCGGGGCGCGACGACGACCTCGGGCCCAACCCCGAGACGCGCATCGTCGAGCTCGCGCTCCGCTAG
- a CDS encoding pyrroloquinoline quinone-dependent dehydrogenase — MKRAAAARALALATALAAAACGRAPVEIEAGGPVADWPLYAGRGSLHASPLTQITPGNAHALEVAWTHHSGDVYDGSGRSAVTAHQATPLVVDDTLYYCTPFQRVFALDPETGAERWVFDPELRAVKGAGPYPLACRGLSYWRDPQAEEGAACARRLYLGTKDSELIALDARTGAPCEGFGEHGRVALREGIGEAAVWEYYPTSPGYVIGDVIVLGALVADNVRVDAPSGVVRAFDLRTGALRWAWDPVPPGFAKAPDPATGRVYARGTPNVWSIISGDAERGLVFVPTGNPSPDLYGGQRDGIDYYGSSVVALDAATGAVRWHFQVVHHDVWDYDVPSPPALFAHPGVGGGRPALAQSTKMGMVFLLDRETGEPLYPVEERPVSQAAAPGETPAPTQPFPTHPKPLHDYAIGPDDVFGFTPFDRRACRDLVARYRRDGLYTAPSLEGSIVYPHTSGGMNWGGVAIDEAKGLLLVNQLHVAMVAQLVPRAEADAIDKADVTYPEEFYPMTGTPYGVRRFPLFSPFGAPCSPPPWGSLTAVDLASGEVVWKVPLGNTRDLAPFPLEMGVPNFGGGLVTAGGVYFIGATVDRTFRAFDVANGRVVFEARLPADGTAVPMTYRLGPDRRQFVVVAAGGNPLGTMGDALVAFALPQD, encoded by the coding sequence GTGAAGCGCGCCGCGGCCGCGCGCGCGCTGGCGCTCGCCACCGCGCTCGCCGCGGCGGCGTGCGGCCGCGCGCCCGTCGAGATCGAAGCGGGTGGGCCCGTCGCCGACTGGCCGCTCTACGCGGGCCGCGGCTCGCTCCACGCCTCGCCGCTCACGCAGATCACGCCGGGGAACGCGCACGCGCTCGAGGTCGCGTGGACGCACCACAGCGGCGACGTCTACGACGGCAGCGGCCGCTCGGCGGTCACCGCGCACCAGGCGACGCCGCTCGTGGTCGACGACACGCTCTACTACTGCACGCCGTTCCAGCGCGTCTTCGCGCTCGATCCGGAAACGGGCGCGGAGCGCTGGGTGTTCGATCCCGAGCTGCGCGCGGTGAAGGGCGCGGGGCCGTACCCGCTCGCGTGCCGCGGCCTCTCGTACTGGCGCGACCCGCAGGCGGAGGAGGGCGCCGCGTGCGCGCGGCGGCTCTACCTCGGCACCAAGGACTCGGAGCTGATCGCGCTCGACGCGCGCACGGGCGCGCCCTGCGAAGGCTTCGGCGAGCACGGCCGCGTCGCGCTGCGCGAGGGCATCGGCGAGGCCGCCGTCTGGGAGTACTACCCGACGTCGCCCGGCTACGTGATCGGCGACGTCATCGTGCTCGGTGCGCTCGTCGCCGACAACGTGCGCGTCGACGCGCCGAGCGGCGTCGTGCGCGCGTTCGACCTGCGCACGGGCGCGCTGCGCTGGGCGTGGGACCCGGTGCCGCCCGGCTTCGCGAAGGCGCCCGACCCGGCGACGGGCCGCGTCTACGCGCGCGGCACGCCGAACGTCTGGTCGATCATCAGCGGCGACGCCGAGCGCGGGCTCGTGTTCGTGCCCACCGGCAACCCGTCGCCCGACCTCTACGGCGGCCAGCGCGACGGCATCGACTACTACGGCAGCTCGGTGGTCGCGCTCGACGCCGCGACGGGCGCCGTGCGCTGGCACTTCCAGGTCGTGCACCACGACGTCTGGGACTACGACGTGCCGAGCCCGCCCGCGCTGTTCGCGCACCCGGGCGTCGGCGGCGGGCGTCCGGCGCTCGCGCAGTCGACGAAGATGGGCATGGTCTTCCTGCTCGATCGCGAGACGGGCGAGCCGTTGTACCCGGTCGAGGAGCGGCCGGTGTCGCAGGCCGCGGCGCCCGGCGAGACGCCCGCGCCGACGCAGCCCTTCCCGACGCACCCGAAGCCGCTCCACGACTACGCGATCGGCCCCGACGACGTGTTCGGGTTCACGCCGTTCGACCGCCGCGCCTGCCGCGACCTCGTCGCGCGCTACCGGCGCGACGGCCTCTACACGGCCCCGTCGCTCGAGGGCTCGATCGTCTATCCGCACACGAGCGGCGGCATGAACTGGGGCGGCGTCGCGATCGACGAGGCGAAGGGGCTCCTGCTCGTGAACCAGCTGCACGTCGCGATGGTCGCGCAGCTCGTCCCGCGCGCGGAGGCGGACGCGATCGACAAGGCGGACGTGACCTATCCCGAGGAGTTCTACCCGATGACGGGCACGCCGTACGGCGTGCGGCGCTTCCCGCTCTTCTCGCCGTTCGGCGCGCCGTGCAGCCCGCCGCCGTGGGGCTCGCTCACGGCCGTCGACCTCGCGAGCGGCGAGGTCGTCTGGAAGGTGCCGCTCGGCAACACGCGCGACCTCGCCCCGTTCCCGCTCGAGATGGGCGTTCCGAACTTCGGCGGCGGCCTCGTGACGGCGGGCGGCGTCTACTTCATCGGCGCGACCGTCGACCGCACCTTCCGCGCCTTCGACGTCGCGAACGGGCGCGTCGTGTTCGAGGCGCGGCTGCCCGCCGACGGCACCGCGGTGCCGATGACCTATCGCCTCGGGCCGGATCGCAGGCAGTTCGTCGTCGTCGCGGCGGGCGGGAACCCGCTCGGGACGATGGGCGACGCGCTCGTCGCGTTCGCGCTGCCGCAGGACTAG
- a CDS encoding acyl-CoA synthetase has translation MALSLADVAATIAAAIPDHEALVFRDRRLTYRELAERERRFANLLLARGLGLERERDGLANHESGQAHCALYLYNGNEYVEAMFGAFAARVAPINVNYRYVEEELLYLLENAQARALVYHAEFAPRVAAIRSKLPRLELLVQVADDSGEPLLDGAVDYEQALAASSPAEPAATPSPDDLYVLYTGGTTGMPKGVLWRSDDIFVSAMGGRRQDGTLVASREELAAQAKAGSQAGAKALIGPPLMHGAAQWVLVNAMVGGATIVMPGEVKRFDARDFLATAERERVATVSIVGDAFARPIVDELRARPYDLASLRVVGSGGAQLSAPNKAALLDLLPHAIVWDGMGSSEGGLQAGAVATRGNVSSGSFAAAVDSVVVSDDLARVLDPSEREEGWLAMAGRKPLGYLGDPAKTARTFPEIDGRRYSVPGDRARYNDAGGIDLLGRDSVCINSGGEKIFAEEVEAALKAHGDVFDVVVAPRPSERWGQEVVAVVALREGAAPDEASLLAECERHVARYKLPKAFVFVPVVQRSPSGKPDYRWAKARAEAGN, from the coding sequence ATGGCGCTCTCGCTCGCCGACGTCGCCGCGACGATCGCGGCGGCCATCCCCGATCACGAGGCGCTCGTCTTCCGCGACCGTCGCCTCACCTACCGCGAGCTCGCCGAGCGCGAGCGCCGCTTCGCGAACCTCCTGCTCGCGCGCGGCCTCGGGCTCGAGCGCGAGCGCGACGGGCTCGCGAACCACGAGTCCGGGCAGGCGCACTGCGCGCTCTACCTGTACAACGGCAACGAGTACGTCGAGGCGATGTTCGGCGCGTTCGCGGCGCGCGTCGCTCCCATCAACGTCAACTATCGCTACGTCGAGGAGGAGCTCCTCTACCTGCTCGAGAACGCGCAGGCGCGCGCGCTCGTCTACCACGCGGAGTTCGCGCCGCGCGTGGCGGCGATCCGCTCGAAGCTGCCGCGGCTCGAGCTGCTCGTGCAGGTGGCCGACGACTCGGGCGAGCCGCTGCTCGACGGTGCCGTCGACTACGAGCAGGCGCTCGCGGCGTCCTCGCCGGCCGAGCCGGCCGCGACGCCGAGCCCCGACGACCTCTACGTCCTGTACACGGGCGGCACGACGGGCATGCCGAAGGGCGTGCTCTGGCGCAGCGACGACATCTTCGTGTCCGCGATGGGCGGGCGGCGCCAGGACGGGACGCTCGTCGCGAGCCGCGAGGAGCTCGCCGCGCAGGCGAAGGCGGGCTCGCAGGCGGGGGCGAAGGCGCTGATCGGGCCGCCGCTCATGCACGGCGCCGCGCAGTGGGTGCTCGTCAATGCGATGGTCGGCGGCGCGACGATCGTGATGCCGGGCGAGGTGAAGCGCTTCGACGCGCGCGACTTCCTCGCGACCGCCGAGCGCGAGCGCGTCGCGACGGTGTCGATCGTGGGCGATGCCTTCGCGCGTCCGATCGTCGACGAGCTGCGCGCGCGGCCGTACGACCTCGCGTCGCTGCGCGTCGTCGGGTCGGGCGGCGCGCAGCTCTCGGCGCCGAACAAGGCGGCGCTGCTCGACCTGCTCCCGCACGCGATCGTGTGGGACGGCATGGGCTCCTCGGAGGGCGGCCTGCAGGCGGGCGCCGTGGCGACCAGGGGCAACGTGTCGTCGGGCAGCTTCGCGGCCGCCGTCGACTCCGTCGTCGTGTCCGACGACCTCGCGCGCGTGCTCGACCCGTCCGAGCGGGAGGAGGGCTGGCTCGCGATGGCCGGTCGCAAGCCGCTCGGGTATCTCGGCGACCCCGCGAAGACGGCGCGCACCTTCCCCGAGATCGACGGGCGGCGCTACTCGGTGCCCGGCGATCGCGCGCGCTACAACGACGCGGGCGGCATCGATCTCCTCGGGCGCGACTCGGTCTGCATCAACTCGGGCGGCGAGAAGATCTTCGCCGAGGAGGTCGAGGCGGCGCTCAAGGCGCACGGCGACGTCTTCGACGTCGTCGTCGCCCCGCGCCCGAGCGAGCGCTGGGGGCAGGAGGTCGTCGCGGTCGTGGCGCTGCGCGAGGGCGCGGCGCCCGACGAGGCGTCGCTGCTCGCGGAGTGCGAGCGGCACGTCGCCCGCTACAAGCTGCCGAAGGCGTTCGTCTTCGTGCCGGTCGTGCAGCGCAGCCCGAGCGGCAAGCCCGACTACCGCTGGGCGAAGGCGCGGGCGGAGGCCGGGAACTAG
- a CDS encoding dihydrodipicolinate reductase, whose translation MAYKVIQWGTGFTGKMVARELLEHPEFDLVAVLVSDPEKEGKDLGELLGLPETGIVCTRDADRVLAMDADVVAYFGPTAEYAAANIENMAKALRAGKDVVSTSMTPLVYPKACPPAMIEALEKACQEGGTSCFTSGIDPGFANDLFPLTLMGLCGRVDRVRIQEILDYQSYTGDYARTMGIGEPMDFTALLENTKILVFSWGHTIPMIADALGVEIERYDSTYQKWEAPEDIHHMNGVIRKGCCAAVRFEIMGIVKGEPRIVIEHVNRITKAAAPDWPRTKIEDDDCYRVIIEGSPNITQETAFRGAYDGDSNSGGCLSTGMRAIHAIPAVVAAKPGMLSALDLPLIPGKGNMR comes from the coding sequence ATGGCGTACAAGGTGATCCAGTGGGGCACGGGCTTCACGGGCAAGATGGTCGCGCGCGAGCTGCTCGAGCACCCCGAGTTCGACCTCGTGGCCGTGCTCGTGAGCGACCCGGAGAAGGAAGGCAAGGACCTCGGCGAGCTGCTCGGCCTCCCGGAGACGGGCATCGTCTGCACGCGCGACGCCGATCGCGTGCTCGCGATGGACGCCGACGTCGTCGCGTACTTCGGGCCGACGGCCGAGTACGCCGCCGCCAACATCGAGAACATGGCGAAGGCGCTGCGCGCGGGGAAGGACGTCGTGTCGACGTCGATGACGCCGCTCGTCTATCCGAAGGCGTGCCCGCCGGCGATGATCGAGGCGCTCGAGAAGGCCTGCCAGGAGGGCGGGACGAGCTGCTTCACGAGCGGCATCGACCCGGGCTTCGCGAACGACCTCTTCCCGCTGACGCTGATGGGCCTGTGCGGGCGCGTCGACCGCGTGCGCATCCAAGAGATCCTCGACTACCAGAGCTACACCGGTGACTACGCGCGCACGATGGGCATCGGCGAGCCGATGGACTTCACCGCGCTGCTCGAGAACACGAAGATCCTCGTGTTCTCGTGGGGTCACACGATCCCGATGATCGCCGACGCGCTCGGCGTCGAGATCGAGCGCTACGACTCGACCTACCAGAAGTGGGAGGCGCCCGAGGACATCCACCACATGAACGGTGTGATCCGCAAGGGCTGCTGCGCGGCGGTGCGCTTCGAGATCATGGGCATCGTGAAGGGCGAGCCGCGCATCGTGATCGAGCACGTCAACCGCATCACGAAGGCCGCCGCGCCCGACTGGCCGCGCACGAAGATCGAGGACGACGACTGCTACCGCGTGATCATCGAGGGCAGCCCGAACATCACGCAGGAGACGGCCTTCCGCGGCGCCTACGACGGCGACTCGAACTCGGGCGGCTGCCTGTCGACGGGCATGCGCGCCATCCACGCGATTCCGGCGGTGGTGGCCGCGAAGCCGGGGATGCTCTCGGCGCTCGACCTCCCGCTGATCCCGGGCAAGGGGAACATGCGCTAG